Proteins from a genomic interval of Siniperca chuatsi isolate FFG_IHB_CAS linkage group LG10, ASM2008510v1, whole genome shotgun sequence:
- the bin2a gene encoding bridging integrator 2a has protein sequence MAESTTPKGSSGDFAKKVQRRLSRSKEKVLQRLGKTVESRDDQFEHSLQQFHDQQNDGNRIYKDLRNYINAVRDMREASRRLSQSLFDAYETDWAGEEDLGAIVEGEDLLWNDYEVKLLDQAIRTMESYVSQFPDVREKVAKRGRKLVDYDSSLHHLEALQTAKKRDDVKLNKAEEEMNAAKSVYEGINNELKEELPVLYQSRIGCYVSVFSAVSNLRDIFFKEMSTLNLDLHNVIKELQAQHPDKMFAVKGMQRYGSLKRRTLMSPKAWKASFSEFHKSYNPKSSQRFSFRSPDKPRHGTLSRESSTLTVSPQSPLLEGPTSESRDLDAGSSHSEIHSSPAQEDAAAGTAGNELKSGEDSNQVEEEKAMKEEESESKRPVESDNKGAGEKAPPSESSSELNNSCDSESLELQLSAADDGPLHIEESEDSPVDLHTPKPNGLENGEVSGFNSDTKDPSIPHKDAPAEKQASVDLKSTVV, from the exons ATGGCCGAGAGCACCACACCAAAAGGCAGCTCTGGTGACTTTGCTAAAAAAGTCCAAAGACGGCTGAGCAGAAGCAAAGAAAAG GTACTGCAAAGGCTGGGAAAGACGGTGGAGAGCAGGGATGACCAATTTGAACATTCTCTCCAACAGTTTCATGACCAGCAG AATGATGGGAACCGAATATACAAGGACCTGAGGAACTACATTAATGCAGTTAGAG ACATGCGTGAAGCTTCAAGACGCCTTTCCCAGTCTTTGTTTGATGCCTATGAAACTGACTGGGCTGGAGAGGAAGATTTAGGAGCCATTGTAGAG GGGGAGGATCTACTGTGGAATGACTACGAGGTGAAGCTATTAGACCAGGCCATACGCACCATGGAGTCCTATGTGAGCCAATTCCCAGATGTCAGG GAGAAAGTAGCCAAGAGGGGGAGAAAACTGGTCGACTACGACTCTTCCCTCCACCACCTGGAGGCACTGCAGACTGCTAAGAAGAGGGATGATGTCAAGCTAAACAAG GCAGAAGAAGAGATGAATGCTGCCAAAAGTGTCTATGAAGGCATCAACAATGAGTTAAAAGAAGAGCTGCCTGTGCTGTATCAAAG cCGTATTGGATGCTACGTTTCAGTCTTCTCAGCTGTATCAAATTTACGAGACATCTTCTTTAAGGAAATGAGCACG CTCAACCTTGATCTACACAATGTGATAAAGGAGCTGCAAGCTCAGCATCCGgacaaaatgtttgctgtgaagGGAATGCAACG GTATGGCTCCCTGAAGAGACGGACTCTGATGTCCCCTAAGGCCTGGAAAGCCAGCTTTTCAGAGTTTCACAAGAGCTACAATCCTAAATCTAGCCAGAGGTTTAGTTTCAGGTCCCCAGACAAACCTCGCCACGGCACTCTGTCCAGAGAGAGCAGCACCCTTACAGTCTCCCCACAATCACCTCTTCTGGAGGGCCCCACCTCCGAGTCCAGGGACCTGGATGCAGGATCGAGCCACAGTGAGATCCACAGTTCTCCTGCGCAAGAAGACGCTGCAGCGGGGACGGCTGGAAACGAGCTGAAGTCGGGAGAAGACAGCAATCAGGTGGAAGAGGAGAAGGCCATGAAGGAAGAGGAGTCTGAGTCTAAGCGTCCTGTAGAGTCTGATAATAAGGGAGCTGGTGAGAAAGCTCCACCAAGTGAGAGCAGCTCTGAACTGAACAACTCCTGTGATTCAGAGAGCTTGGAGCTCCAGCTGTCTGCAGCAGACGACGGCCCGCTGCACATCGAAGAAAGCGAAGACAGCCCGGTAGACCTCCACACTCCTAAACCAAATGGACTGGAGAATGGTGAAGTTTCTGGGTTCAACTCTGACACTAAGGACCCGAGCATTCCTCACAAG GATGCCCCAGCAGAAAAACAGGCATCAGTGGACTTAAAAAGCACAGTGGTTTAA
- the racgap1 gene encoding rac GTPase-activating protein 1, with product METAVLSLQSLYDKLRTQVDLLNENIEPNFIQMAQNFDDCRRKWLRTEHELGSCKETLTKAETERGALEVKLKHARNQVDVEIRRRQKAEAECEKLDRQIQLIRDLLTSEGSTNSIQLSAEQRSALAFLNSNCQAAANLNTSRRLTTIDESASILSDISYDKTDDSLDWDSSTVRTVRLRKREKRRSSRNHIDGPPVASKRSRSTGRTSERGNETLVTKTTVTVPVNGGPVEAVSTIESVPYWTRSRRKTAAMEWDSDSVTSQDVFKQPANPGGEIKQPSTPQSHGGVRLHEFVSKTVIKPESCVPCGKRIKFGKISLKCRDCRVVSHPECRDRCPLPCIPNLGGTPVKIGEGVLADYVPDTSPMIPPLVVHCISEIEQRGLHEAGLYRLSGADRTVKELKEKFLRSKTVPVLSKVDDINAITGLLKDFLRNLKEPLLTFRLNRPFMEAAEVSDDDNSIALMYQTISDLPQPNRDTLAFLVLHLQRVADSLDTRMDISNLARVFGPTIVGHAIPNPDPMTILQDTKRQPKVVERLLALPVDYWGQFVMAENEQPNLDHLIIENANCYATPERMSMLGPLTTPEHQLTKTPSSSSLSQRMKSTLTPRFGSKSKSAVGFSRQGKFFASPLLK from the exons ATGGAGACGGCTGTGCTGAGCCTCCAGAGCTTATATGATAAGCTGAGGACGCAAGTTGACCTTCTCAACGAGAACATTGAACCCA ACTTCATCCAGATGGCACAAAACTTTGATGACTGCCGTCGCAAATGGCTGAGGACAGAGCATGAACTGGGGTCTTGCAAAGAGACGCTCAccaaagcagagacagagagaggagccttggaggtcaaactgaaacaTGCCCGCAACCAAGTAGATGTGGAGATTCGCCGCAGACAAAAGGCTGAGGCTGAGTGCGAGAAGTTG GACCGTCAAATTCAGTTGATCCGGGACCTCCTGACCAGTGAAGGATCCACTAACAGCATCCAGCTGAGTGCAGAGCAGCGCTCAGCTCTGGCCTTCCTGAACTCAAACTGCCAGGCAGCAGCTAACCTGAATACCAGTCGAAG ACTGACAACTATAGATGAGTCTGCTTCCATCTTGTCAGATATCAGCTACGACAAAACAGATGACTCTCTT GATTGGGACTCCTCCACTGTGAGGACAGTGCGACTCAGGAAACGAGAAAAAAGG CGCTCCTCAAGAAATCATATTGATGGTCCTCCAGTTGCCTCCAAACGTTCTCGATCAACAGGCAGAACTTCAGAGAGG GGTAATGAGACCCTTGTGACAAAGACCACAGTGACTGTACCTGTGAATGGAGGCCCTGTTGAGGCAGTTTCTACCATTGAGAGTGTTCCTTACTGGACTCGCAGCAGGAGAAAGACTG CTGCTATGGAATGGGACTCTGATTCTGTCACGTCTCAGGATGTTTTCAAGCAGCCTGCCAACCCTGGGGGAGAGATAAAGCAGCCCAGCACTCCGCAGAGCCATGGAGGTGTCCGTCTTCACGAGTTTGTCTCCAAAACT GTCATTAAGCCTGAATCGTGCGTGCCCTGTGGCAAGAGGATCAAGTTTGGCAAGATTTCACTGAAGTGCCGTGACTGCAGGGTGGTCTCGCACCCCGAGTGTCGCGATCGTTGCCCTCTGCCATGCATCCCCAACCTGGGTGGCACACCGGTCAAAATTGGGGAG GGTGTGCTTGCAGACTACGTCCCTGACACATCGCCCATGATTCCTCCTCTTGTTGTCCACTGTATCAGTGAGATCGAGCAAAGGGGCCTGCATGAG GCTGGACTTTACCGTCTGTCTGGTGCTGATCGCACAGTAAAGGAGCTGAAGGAGAAGTTTCTGCGCAGCAAAACAGTTCCCGTGCTCAGCAAGGTGGACGATATCAATGCCATCACTGGCCTCCTGAAGGACTTCCTGAGGAACCTCAAGGAGCCTCTTCTCACCTTCCGCCTCAACCGTCCTTTCATGGAggcagctg AGGTTTCAGACGACGACAACAGCATAGCTCTGATGTACCAAACCATCAGTGACCTGCCACAGCCCAACAGAGACACACTGGCTTTCTTAGTCCTTCACCTTCAGAg AGTTGCTGACAGTTTGGACACCAGGATGGACATCAGTAACTTGGCTCGAGTGTTTGGTCCAACTATTGTGGGCCATGCAATTCCCAACCCCGACCCTATGACAATCCTACAGGATACCAAACGACAACCTAAG GTTGTGGAGCGTCTGTTGGCTCTGCCGGTGGACTACTGGGGCCAGTTTGTGATGGCAGAAAACGAGCAGCCAAACTTGGATCACCTGATCATCGAGAATGCAAACTGCTATGCCACCCCTGAGAGAA TGAGCATGCTGGGACCTCTGACCACTCCAGAGCACCAGCTCACTAAAACcccctcctccagctccttgtCTCAGCGCATGAAGTCCACTCTGACACCCAG ATTTGGGAGCAAGAGCAAATCAGCAGTTGGATTTTCTCGCCAAGGAAAATTCTTTGCATCTCCACTCCTCAAATAA
- the si:ch211-210c8.6 gene encoding uncharacterized protein si:ch211-210c8.6, with product MIMGSTLVKCAATDLSIQWAGWALAAAFKTEKFYDLAGSGTFILLAHLSHIWGGASHVRQKVQTGLVTAWGLRLGTFLFMRILKDGHDRRFNNVRDSPGTFFVYWTIQAMWVFMTLLPTLMLNSEKRDVPLGTRDYIGWTVWGLGFATEAIADQQKWLFKRDPDNAGKFIQSGLWAYSRHPNYFGEILQWSGLWLSASSVMQGPQYLSVASPLFVWFLLRYVSGIPILEKQAMKKWGSDAAFQDYIKNTPLLWPWPKF from the exons ATGATCATGGGGAGCACTCTGGTCAAATGTGCCGCCACCGACCTGAGCATCCAGTGGGCCGGCTGGGCTCTGGCTGCAGCTTTCAAAACCGAGAAGTTTTATGATTTGGCAG gaTCTGGCACATTTATACTACTTGCCCACCTGAGTCATATTTGGGGAGGAGCCAGCCACGTCCGTCAGAAGGTGCAAACTGGGTTGGTGACAGCATGGGGACTCAG GCTGGGGACATTCCTCTTCATGCGGATCTTGAAGGACGGTCATGATCGCAGGTTCAACAATGTCAGAGACAGCCCAGGGACTTTCTTTGTATATTGGACTATTCAAG CCATGTGGGTATTTATGACTCTCCTGCCCACCCTCATGCTGAACAGTGAGAAGCGAGATGTGCCTCTGGGAACGAGGGACTATATTGGCTGGACTGTATGGGGCCTTGGCTTCGCTACTGAGGCTATTGCTGACCAGCAGAAATGGCTTTTCAAGCGTGACCCAGATAATGCT GGGAAGTTCATCCAGAGTGGACTATGGGCCTACAGCAGACATCCAAACTATTTTGGAGAGATCCTGCAGTGGTCGGGTCTCTGGCTCTCAGCCTCATCAGTGATGCAGGGTCCCCAGTACCTGAGTGTGGCATCACCTCTCTTTGTCTGGTTCCTGCTTCGTTACGTCAGTGGCATCCCCATCCTGGAGAAGCAGGCCATGAAGAAGTGGGGATCTGACGCTGCCTTCCAGGACTACATCAAGAACACTCCTCTTCTCTGGCCATGGCCTAAATTTTGA